In Ahaetulla prasina isolate Xishuangbanna chromosome 6, ASM2864084v1, whole genome shotgun sequence, a single window of DNA contains:
- the RNF7 gene encoding RING-box protein 2 isoform X2, translated as MADVEDGDEPGISTSHSGSSGAKAGGADKMFSLKKWNAVAMWSWDVECDTCAICRVQMPVLDVKLKTNKKIALWSGESVIIRSTIAACHCG; from the exons ATGGCCGACGTGGAGGACGGAGACGAGCCCGGCATTTCTACTTCTCACTCGGGTTCTTCTGGCGCCAAAGCTGGCGGCGCCGACAAAATGTTCTCGCTGAAGAAGTGGAACGCCGTGGCCATGTGGAGCTGGGACGTCGAGTGCGACACCTGCGCCATCTGCCGGGTGCAG ATGCCTGTCTTAGATGTCAAGCTGAAAACAAACAAGAAGATTGCGTTG tggTCTGGGGAGAGTGTAATCATTCGTTCCACAATTGCTGCATGTCACTGTGGGTGA
- the RNF7 gene encoding RING-box protein 2 isoform X1, giving the protein MADVEDGDEPGISTSHSGSSGAKAGGADKMFSLKKWNAVAMWSWDVECDTCAICRVQVMDACLRCQAENKQEDCVVVWGECNHSFHNCCMSLWVKQNNRCPLCQQDWVVQRIGK; this is encoded by the exons ATGGCCGACGTGGAGGACGGAGACGAGCCCGGCATTTCTACTTCTCACTCGGGTTCTTCTGGCGCCAAAGCTGGCGGCGCCGACAAAATGTTCTCGCTGAAGAAGTGGAACGCCGTGGCCATGTGGAGCTGGGACGTCGAGTGCGACACCTGCGCCATCTGCCGGGTGCAGGTCATGG ATGCCTGTCTTAGATGTCAAGCTGAAAACAAACAAGAAGATTGCGTTG tggTCTGGGGAGAGTGTAATCATTCGTTCCACAATTGCTGCATGTCACTGTGGGTGAAACAGAACAACCGTTGTCCCCTCTGCCAGCAGGACTGGGTAGTCCAAAGAATAGGCAAATAA